In the genome of Pseudomonas bubulae, one region contains:
- a CDS encoding MFS transporter, producing MANPYRELLAIPGVMGLVVASSIARLPQAMIGIGIITMLVQQTGLYWLAGAVAGTFTLANALVGPQISKRVDRLGQRRVLPVFTAFSIAMLLALIAAAHLRADAPLLFVLAALAGTMPSMPAMTRARWTQLFRGKSLLHTAFSLDTVLTEMAFILGPPLAIGLSTGLFAEAGPLAVAVLLAVGVTAFVMQRQTEPQIIKSASTHTGSTWRLAGLPTIVLALLGMGVIGGSVDVAVVAFANAHDWPASASFILAAYALGSLIAGLAFGAFRIAMPMAQQFFIGILVTAITAVLPIFSSGVYVLALLLFVSGVSFAPTMVIVMNLGTLILPPQRVTEGLTWMSTGISIGVAFGGVVAGLVIDAWGARAGFAVPIVAGAVMVLIVLLGLRTLNVAAQAQSQQDFAR from the coding sequence ATGGCCAACCCTTACCGCGAACTTCTGGCAATACCTGGCGTCATGGGGTTGGTGGTGGCAAGTTCGATTGCCCGTTTGCCGCAGGCAATGATCGGCATCGGCATCATCACCATGCTGGTGCAGCAAACAGGGCTTTACTGGCTGGCCGGGGCGGTGGCCGGAACCTTTACCCTGGCCAATGCCCTGGTGGGGCCGCAGATATCAAAACGCGTCGACCGGTTGGGTCAGCGCCGGGTGCTGCCGGTGTTCACCGCATTCAGCATCGCCATGCTGCTGGCGTTGATCGCCGCAGCACATCTGCGTGCCGACGCACCGTTGCTGTTTGTCCTGGCGGCACTGGCAGGCACCATGCCAAGCATGCCGGCCATGACCAGGGCGCGCTGGACCCAGCTTTTTCGCGGCAAGTCGCTGCTGCATACCGCGTTCTCCCTGGATACCGTGCTAACTGAAATGGCCTTTATCCTGGGGCCGCCCCTGGCGATTGGCCTGAGCACCGGGCTGTTTGCCGAAGCCGGGCCCCTGGCGGTGGCCGTATTGCTGGCGGTGGGCGTTACGGCGTTTGTGATGCAGCGCCAGACTGAGCCACAGATCATCAAATCGGCCAGCACTCATACAGGCTCGACCTGGCGTCTTGCGGGCCTGCCTACCATTGTCCTGGCCTTGCTGGGCATGGGCGTTATCGGCGGCTCCGTCGATGTGGCCGTGGTTGCCTTTGCCAACGCCCATGACTGGCCGGCATCTGCCAGTTTTATCCTTGCCGCCTATGCTCTGGGGTCATTGATTGCCGGTCTGGCCTTTGGCGCTTTCAGAATTGCCATGCCCATGGCACAGCAATTTTTTATCGGGATTCTGGTCACGGCCATCACTGCGGTATTGCCGATTTTTTCATCTGGTGTCTATGTCCTGGCCCTGTTGCTGTTTGTTTCCGGGGTGTCTTTCGCACCAACCATGGTGATTGTCATGAACCTGGGCACGCTTATATTGCCGCCGCAGCGGGTCACTGAGGGTCTGACCTGGATGTCCACTGGCATCAGCATCGGCGTGGCATTCGGCGGGGTGGTGGCAGGCCTGGTAATCGACGCCTGGGGCGCCCGCGCCGGTTTTGCCGTTCCTATTGTCGCCGGAGCGGTGATGGTGCTGATTGTATTGCTTGGCCTGCGCACGCTGAATGTTGCAGCACAGGCTCAGTCACAGCAGGATTTTGCCAGGTGA
- a CDS encoding GNAT family N-acetyltransferase, with protein sequence MPEPLFRQATPQDAESCYQIEVSAYEGDEAATLEKIRTRIAQYPQGFLVLEQAGEIVGFINSGCAYNVVMSDEAFKELIGHDPVAPNVVIMSVVVAPAHQGKGFARLLMNEFVRQMSNQGKHSIHLMCKQQHVPLYTRMDYQYVQPSPSGHGGMAWHEMVMAL encoded by the coding sequence ATGCCCGAGCCCCTCTTCAGGCAGGCAACGCCCCAGGATGCCGAATCCTGCTATCAGATCGAGGTTTCGGCCTATGAAGGCGATGAAGCAGCCACCCTGGAGAAGATCCGAACGCGAATCGCCCAGTATCCCCAAGGGTTTCTTGTGCTTGAGCAGGCTGGGGAAATCGTCGGGTTTATCAATAGCGGCTGTGCCTACAACGTCGTGATGTCGGATGAGGCTTTCAAGGAGCTGATCGGCCACGACCCTGTTGCACCCAATGTGGTAATCATGTCCGTAGTGGTTGCCCCCGCACACCAGGGCAAGGGCTTTGCCAGGCTGCTCATGAATGAGTTTGTCAGGCAGATGAGCAACCAGGGCAAGCACTCGATCCATCTGATGTGCAAACAACAGCATGTGCCTCTCTATACCCGCATGGACTATCAGTACGTCCAGCCATCGCCCTCAGGGCATGGCGGCATGGCCTGGCATGAAATGGTCATGGCGCTCTGA
- a CDS encoding DUF2986 domain-containing protein, which yields MNRRKKINQILKANAKKANAKLAPKNKNPYISKADRLKLAEQSEQDTTTTTGD from the coding sequence ATGAACCGTCGTAAAAAAATCAACCAGATATTGAAGGCCAATGCCAAGAAGGCCAACGCCAAGCTGGCCCCGAAGAACAAGAACCCGTACATCAGCAAGGCTGACCGCCTGAAGCTGGCCGAGCAATCGGAGCAGGACACCACAACAACCACTGGGGATTAA
- a CDS encoding LacI family DNA-binding transcriptional regulator, with product MASVKDVARLAGVSLMTVSRALNTPGKLNQETLAKVLQAVETLGYVPSLSARKTRGGHSSGKTIGIFALDTATTPFAVEMLLSMERTSREHGWNVFILNVFEAPPCQKAIELMLSHQPDGIIFSAMQLRRVDIPQVLRSVPLVLGNCVSTETGIACYISDDEDGQYQAVRQALRQGYRRPLCINLPQSSMAWGLRQRGLARALDEAGISAAQLPQFDLPDDDGYQHTLVVLEQQLLAGNGTPPFDLLICGNDRIALVAYQYLLSRGLRIPHDVAVLGFDNMVGVAELFYPPLSTVQLPYYEMGRRAALHLIEGRDDCAIHKIACPLVERDSC from the coding sequence ATGGCTTCAGTAAAAGATGTTGCACGGCTGGCGGGGGTTTCCCTGATGACCGTTTCCAGGGCCCTCAACACCCCGGGAAAGTTGAATCAGGAGACCCTGGCAAAAGTGCTGCAGGCCGTCGAGACCCTGGGTTATGTGCCCAGTCTTTCTGCGCGCAAGACCCGCGGCGGCCACTCCAGTGGCAAGACCATTGGCATCTTTGCCCTGGATACGGCCACCACTCCTTTTGCCGTTGAAATGCTGCTCTCGATGGAGCGTACGTCCCGCGAGCATGGCTGGAACGTGTTTATCCTCAACGTGTTTGAAGCCCCGCCCTGCCAGAAGGCCATCGAGTTGATGCTCTCCCATCAACCGGACGGCATCATCTTCAGCGCCATGCAGCTTCGCCGGGTGGACATTCCTCAGGTACTGCGCAGCGTGCCGCTGGTTCTGGGCAATTGCGTCAGCACCGAAACCGGCATTGCTTGCTATATATCAGACGATGAAGACGGGCAGTATCAGGCGGTACGCCAAGCGCTGCGACAGGGCTACCGCCGTCCGCTCTGCATAAACCTGCCGCAAAGCAGTATGGCCTGGGGGTTGCGCCAACGCGGACTGGCCCGCGCTCTGGACGAGGCCGGGATCAGTGCCGCGCAACTGCCTCAGTTCGACCTGCCCGACGATGACGGCTATCAGCACACCCTTGTGGTGCTGGAGCAACAGCTGCTAGCGGGTAATGGAACTCCGCCCTTTGACCTGCTGATTTGCGGCAACGACCGGATTGCCCTGGTGGCGTATCAGTATCTGCTCAGTCGCGGCTTGCGTATTCCGCACGATGTGGCGGTACTGGGGTTTGACAATATGGTGGGGGTTGCCGAGCTGTTTTACCCACCCTTGAGCACCGTGCAGTTGCCGTATTACGAAATGGGTCGTCGCGCGGCACTGCATCTGATCGAAGGCCGGGACGACTGCGCCATCCACAAGATTGCCTGCCCGCTGGTTGAGCGCGACTCCTGCTGA
- a CDS encoding LysR family transcriptional regulator: MNRNDLRRVDLNLLIVFETLMHERSVTRAAEKLFLGQPAISAALSRLRNLFDDPLFVRTGRSMEPTARAIEIFALLSPALDSISTAVSRASEFNPATSTSVFRIGLSDDVEFALLPLLLKRLRAEAPGIVLVVRRVNYILMPPLLASGEISVGVSYTSDLPANAKRKVLRRSRPKLLRADTMPGPLSLDDFCERPHALVSFAGDLSGFIDTELEKMGRKRHVVLAVPQFNGLSTLLAGTDIIATVPDYTAEALTAAGGVRAEDPPLDTQSFELHMAWRGAQDNDPGERWLRSRIQMFFGDPDSL, from the coding sequence ATGAACCGTAACGACTTGCGTCGCGTCGATCTGAATCTGCTGATCGTCTTTGAAACCCTGATGCATGAACGCAGTGTGACCCGTGCAGCCGAGAAGCTGTTTCTGGGCCAGCCGGCCATCAGTGCGGCGCTGTCACGCTTGCGCAATCTGTTCGACGATCCGCTTTTTGTCCGTACCGGGCGCAGCATGGAGCCGACTGCCCGGGCGATCGAGATCTTTGCCCTGCTCTCGCCTGCCCTTGACTCGATTTCCACGGCGGTGAGCCGCGCTTCAGAGTTCAACCCGGCGACCAGCACCTCAGTGTTTCGCATCGGCTTGTCGGACGATGTCGAATTCGCCCTGCTGCCGCTGCTGCTCAAGCGCTTGCGTGCAGAAGCACCGGGTATCGTCCTGGTTGTCCGCCGCGTCAACTACATACTGATGCCGCCACTGCTGGCCTCGGGCGAGATTTCGGTGGGCGTCAGCTACACCAGCGACCTGCCTGCCAACGCCAAGCGCAAAGTACTGCGCCGTAGCCGTCCCAAACTGTTACGTGCCGACACCATGCCCGGCCCCCTGAGCCTGGACGACTTCTGCGAACGCCCCCACGCACTGGTGTCGTTCGCCGGTGACCTGAGCGGGTTTATCGATACCGAACTGGAAAAAATGGGCCGCAAGCGTCATGTGGTGCTCGCCGTACCGCAGTTCAATGGCCTGAGCACCCTGCTGGCAGGAACCGATATCATCGCCACCGTGCCCGACTATACGGCCGAAGCCCTTACCGCGGCGGGTGGCGTGCGCGCCGAAGACCCGCCGCTGGACACCCAAAGCTTCGAGCTGCATATGGCCTGGCGCGGCGCCCAGGACAACGATCCCGGGGAGCGCTGGTTGCGATCACGGATTCAGATGTTTTTCGGAGATCCGGACAGCCTTTGA
- a CDS encoding FadR/GntR family transcriptional regulator, which produces MVSTFAPSERKLYQKIADRLRDYIVQGDFKVGSRLPPERDLTQLLGVSRPSLREALIALEIEGSIEIRMGSGVYVAARPSEGGARTGTHGESPTELMQARALIEGEAVVLACMHGKKSDYRYLKECIDAMRASIEANRPPLEDDRKFHHRLAKMTGNGALVRIITALFDERHSPISAQLSERSENHGTWDAAVVEHEAILQALECKDVIAAQTAMRQHLLCSQARWLGTLEARTGD; this is translated from the coding sequence ATGGTCTCCACCTTTGCTCCTTCAGAGCGCAAGCTCTATCAGAAAATCGCCGACCGATTGCGCGACTACATCGTCCAGGGTGACTTCAAGGTGGGCTCGCGCCTGCCTCCCGAGCGCGATTTGACCCAGTTGCTGGGCGTCTCGCGCCCGTCGTTGCGCGAGGCCCTGATTGCCCTGGAAATCGAAGGCAGCATCGAGATCAGAATGGGCTCGGGGGTCTATGTGGCTGCCCGACCGAGCGAAGGCGGCGCCCGTACCGGCACTCATGGCGAGAGCCCGACTGAACTGATGCAGGCCCGCGCGCTGATCGAGGGCGAAGCGGTGGTGCTGGCCTGCATGCACGGGAAAAAGAGCGACTACCGTTACCTGAAGGAGTGCATTGATGCCATGCGCGCGAGCATCGAAGCGAACCGTCCGCCGCTGGAAGACGACCGAAAGTTTCATCATCGCCTGGCAAAGATGACCGGCAATGGTGCGTTGGTGCGCATCATTACTGCGCTGTTCGATGAGCGTCACAGCCCGATTTCTGCGCAGTTGAGCGAGCGTTCGGAAAACCACGGCACCTGGGATGCCGCGGTGGTCGAGCACGAGGCCATTTTGCAGGCCCTGGAATGCAAGGATGTGATTGCTGCCCAGACTGCCATGCGCCAGCATTTGCTGTGTTCCCAGGCGCGCTGGCTGGGAACGCTGGAAGCCCGGACAGGGGATTAG
- a CDS encoding zinc-binding alcohol dehydrogenase family protein — MLTVICNEPRLLTTLESPIPERRPGETLIRIKRVGVCGTDLHIFTGNQPYLEYPRVMGHEFSGIVEASEEGSALVPGDVVYVMPYISCGTCIACRQGKTNCCSRIQVLGVHCDGAFTEYLSVAHQFIHKAVGVTLDQAAMIEFLSIGAHAVRRSNLQAGQRTLVVGTGPIGMAAAIFAGLRGAQVTVLDTRDDRLDFCRKHLNIHAAVKIGDGDKDALADLTDGDFYDVVFDATGNARAMERGFEFIAHGGTYVMISVVRDTITFSDPEFHKREATLMGSRNATVEDFRYVEQCLRDGLIPDQALNTHRIPLNEVASRFSSLLDPQQGVVKAIIEC, encoded by the coding sequence ATGCTGACTGTGATCTGTAACGAACCCCGCTTGCTCACCACCCTCGAAAGCCCTATTCCCGAGCGTCGCCCCGGTGAAACCCTGATCAGGATCAAACGTGTGGGTGTGTGCGGTACCGACTTGCACATCTTTACCGGTAACCAGCCGTATCTGGAGTACCCGCGGGTGATGGGCCACGAATTTTCCGGCATCGTCGAGGCCAGCGAAGAGGGCAGCGCCCTGGTGCCGGGCGATGTGGTCTACGTGATGCCTTACATTTCGTGTGGTACGTGCATCGCCTGTCGGCAGGGCAAGACCAACTGCTGCTCGCGCATCCAGGTGCTGGGTGTGCACTGTGACGGTGCCTTTACCGAGTACCTGAGTGTCGCCCATCAGTTCATTCACAAGGCCGTCGGGGTGACCCTGGACCAGGCCGCAATGATCGAATTCCTGTCCATTGGCGCGCATGCGGTGCGCCGTTCGAACCTTCAGGCCGGGCAACGCACGCTGGTAGTCGGTACCGGTCCGATCGGCATGGCCGCGGCGATTTTTGCCGGCTTGCGCGGAGCGCAGGTCACGGTGCTGGATACCCGTGACGACCGTCTGGATTTTTGCCGCAAACATCTGAATATTCACGCCGCGGTGAAGATTGGCGACGGCGATAAAGATGCGCTCGCCGACCTGACCGATGGCGATTTTTATGATGTGGTTTTCGATGCTACCGGCAACGCCCGGGCCATGGAGCGTGGCTTTGAATTTATCGCCCACGGTGGCACCTACGTGATGATCTCGGTGGTGCGTGACACGATCACCTTCTCCGATCCCGAGTTCCACAAGCGCGAAGCCACCCTGATGGGTAGTCGCAATGCCACCGTCGAAGATTTCCGCTATGTGGAGCAATGCCTGCGCGACGGCCTGATCCCCGATCAGGCGCTCAACACCCACCGTATTCCCCTCAACGAAGTGGCCAGCCGTTTCTCCTCGCTGCTGGATCCGCAGCAGGGCGTGGTCAAGGCCATTATCGAGTGCTAG
- a CDS encoding MFS transporter, producing the protein MSSVVDGLPSNKRLPAVIAISLGIGMATLDTAIINTALPTLAEGIGTDSASVIWVVNAYQLATIAAVLPFASLSDVLGHRRVFLGGLLVFILASLFCGLAWSLPTLTAARVVQGLGAAAIMSVNIALLRHIYPAKILGRGLGYNSLVVGLAFTLGPTAASAILSVTTWHWLYLINVPLGLLAVVLGLRSLPEIPRSGHAFDRLAAILCAGLFALLVLGLGSAVHGAEGDLSLGLIGVALVCGVWLMRRQAAHPAPMLAIDLFKRPLFALSSLTAICAFSAQGLAFVSLPFLLQTALGHSQVATGFLMTPWPAVVAVMALIAGRLADRVSLALLCGIGLLMLSAGMAALALLSEGASTFDIGWRMALCGAGFGFFQSPNLKAIMTSAPLARSGGASGIVATSRLLGQTLGASLVALCFHLSAVSGPYHALWLGCAFALAGALASGLRLMQQPGQA; encoded by the coding sequence ATGTCTTCAGTTGTCGATGGTTTGCCCAGTAACAAACGCCTGCCTGCCGTGATCGCGATCTCCCTGGGGATTGGCATGGCGACCCTCGATACCGCCATCATCAACACCGCCTTGCCAACCCTGGCCGAAGGCATCGGCACTGACTCCGCCTCGGTCATCTGGGTAGTCAACGCTTACCAACTGGCGACCATTGCCGCGGTGTTGCCGTTTGCTTCCCTCAGTGACGTGTTGGGCCATCGCCGGGTTTTTCTCGGCGGCCTGCTGGTGTTTATCCTGGCCTCCCTGTTCTGCGGGCTGGCGTGGTCGCTGCCCACGCTGACTGCCGCGCGGGTGGTGCAAGGGCTGGGCGCTGCGGCGATCATGAGTGTGAATATCGCGTTGTTGCGCCACATCTATCCGGCAAAAATTCTGGGCAGGGGGCTGGGCTATAACTCGCTGGTGGTGGGGCTGGCTTTCACTCTGGGGCCAACGGCTGCATCGGCCATCCTGTCGGTGACGACCTGGCATTGGCTGTACCTGATCAATGTACCGTTGGGACTGCTGGCCGTTGTACTGGGCTTGCGCTCGCTGCCGGAAATTCCCAGAAGCGGACACGCGTTTGACCGGCTGGCCGCGATTTTGTGTGCCGGGCTGTTTGCCTTGCTGGTGCTGGGGCTGGGTTCGGCGGTACATGGCGCCGAGGGCGATTTAAGCCTGGGGCTGATCGGCGTGGCGCTGGTGTGCGGGGTATGGCTGATGCGCCGTCAGGCTGCGCATCCGGCACCGATGCTGGCGATTGATCTGTTCAAGCGGCCACTGTTTGCCTTGTCCTCTCTGACCGCGATCTGTGCGTTCAGCGCCCAGGGGCTGGCGTTTGTTTCGTTGCCTTTTCTGTTGCAGACGGCGCTTGGCCACAGCCAGGTGGCTACCGGTTTTTTGATGACGCCGTGGCCCGCGGTGGTAGCGGTTATGGCGCTGATTGCCGGGCGTCTGGCGGACCGCGTATCGCTGGCACTGCTGTGCGGCATCGGTCTGTTGATGTTGAGCGCAGGCATGGCAGCGCTGGCGTTATTGAGCGAAGGCGCTTCGACCTTTGATATTGGCTGGCGCATGGCGTTGTGTGGCGCCGGTTTCGGGTTTTTCCAGTCGCCCAACCTCAAGGCGATCATGACCAGTGCGCCGCTGGCCCGTAGTGGTGGTGCCAGCGGCATTGTCGCCACGTCGCGGTTGCTGGGGCAGACACTGGGCGCGTCACTGGTGGCGCTGTGCTTTCACTTGTCTGCGGTCAGCGGCCCGTACCATGCATTGTGGCTGGGCTGCGCTTTTGCCCTGGCGGGTGCGTTGGCCAGTGGCCTGCGTTTGATGCAGCAGCCCGGACAGGCTTGA
- a CDS encoding altronate dehydratase family protein yields MKMSNPGLLVLTGGDDVAVARGDIAKGQQLFADGLSVTALADIPAGHKIALRAVAQGQLVRKYGQSIGQASAALHPGDHVHVHNLQMPQTSSNHTLANVYQPTVQDDGGARFAGYVRADGRVGTRNYIGVISSVNCSATVCKQIAAAFDAGYLRDYPNVDGVVAITHDSGCGMGAKGEGIEILKRTLRGYADHVNFAGVLVIGLGCEVNQLAPLMEQLAERNAVLKAGLVIQDAGGTRETVQRGKELVNAMLDQVNSQQRSSVSASHLTVGLQCGGSDGYSGITANPALGAAVDLLVRHGGTAILSETPEIYGAEHLLTARAASAQIADKLMGRIHWWEAYVRQHDGDMNNNPSPGNKAGGITTILEKSLGAVAKAGSTGLMAVYEYGETVQRKGLVFMDTPGYDPVSATGQVAGGANLICFTTGRGSTYGCKPTPSLKVATNTRLFERMALDMDFNAGTIVDGEESVIEAGARLFALMLTTASGGKTCSEENGLGDNEFVPWQIGAVM; encoded by the coding sequence ATGAAAATGAGCAACCCTGGATTACTTGTACTGACTGGCGGTGATGATGTGGCGGTGGCGCGCGGCGACATTGCCAAGGGTCAGCAACTGTTTGCCGATGGCCTGAGCGTGACTGCGCTGGCCGATATCCCTGCGGGGCACAAAATCGCCCTGCGTGCCGTTGCCCAAGGGCAGTTGGTGCGCAAATACGGGCAGTCCATCGGCCAGGCGAGTGCAGCCCTGCACCCTGGTGATCATGTTCACGTGCACAACCTGCAGATGCCGCAGACCAGCTCGAACCACACGCTGGCCAACGTGTACCAACCTACCGTCCAGGATGACGGCGGTGCCCGCTTTGCCGGGTATGTCCGTGCAGACGGGCGTGTCGGTACGCGCAACTACATCGGGGTGATTTCCAGCGTCAACTGCTCGGCAACCGTATGCAAACAGATTGCCGCGGCATTTGATGCGGGCTACCTGCGCGACTATCCCAATGTGGACGGCGTAGTGGCAATCACCCATGACAGCGGCTGCGGTATGGGCGCCAAGGGCGAGGGCATCGAGATTCTCAAGCGCACCCTGCGTGGCTATGCCGATCATGTCAATTTCGCCGGTGTACTGGTGATCGGCCTGGGTTGTGAAGTCAATCAACTGGCCCCGCTCATGGAACAATTGGCCGAGCGCAACGCGGTGCTCAAAGCAGGCCTGGTGATCCAGGACGCCGGCGGTACCCGCGAAACGGTGCAACGCGGCAAAGAGCTGGTCAACGCCATGCTCGATCAGGTCAACAGCCAGCAACGCAGCAGCGTGTCGGCCAGCCACCTCACCGTAGGCCTGCAATGCGGTGGCTCGGACGGTTATTCGGGGATTACCGCCAACCCGGCGCTGGGTGCGGCGGTCGACCTGTTGGTGCGCCACGGCGGTACCGCCATTCTCTCCGAAACACCGGAGATCTATGGGGCAGAGCATCTGCTGACGGCCCGCGCAGCGTCAGCGCAGATTGCCGACAAACTGATGGGCCGTATCCACTGGTGGGAGGCCTATGTACGCCAGCATGACGGCGACATGAACAACAACCCTTCACCGGGCAACAAGGCCGGAGGCATAACCACCATCCTCGAGAAGTCCCTGGGTGCAGTGGCCAAGGCGGGGTCTACCGGCTTGATGGCGGTCTATGAATATGGCGAGACAGTCCAGCGAAAAGGTCTGGTGTTTATGGACACGCCCGGCTATGACCCGGTGTCTGCCACTGGCCAGGTGGCGGGTGGTGCGAATCTGATCTGCTTTACCACTGGTCGTGGTTCTACCTATGGCTGTAAACCGACGCCATCGCTGAAAGTTGCCACTAATACCCGCCTGTTTGAGCGCATGGCGCTGGACATGGATTTCAATGCCGGAACGATTGTCGATGGCGAGGAATCGGTGATCGAGGCGGGCGCACGCCTGTTCGCACTGATGCTCACAACCGCGTCAGGCGGCAAAACCTGCAGCGAGGAAAACGGTCTTGGCGACAACGAATTTGTGCCCTGGCAAATTGGCGCGGTGATGTAA
- a CDS encoding sucrose-6-phosphate hydrolase: MHAARLDMAHRAIEQTLPERGNDYRLAYHLAPAAGWMNDPNGLVFFRGQYHMFYQHHPFSAQWGPMHWGHASSDDLVHWQHLPIALAPGDSYDRDGCFSGSAVVLDDTLYLIYTGHIWLQEPGDDQHIRQVQCLASSTDGITFIKHGPVIDTPPDPAIMHVRDPKVWQRHGAWWMALGARLGDDPQLLLYRSDDLLHWDFLGCALQGQRELDGYMWECPDIFELEGRDVLLYSPQGLKPCGYDNWNLYQNSYRMGQLDDKGVFKPGGPLHELDHGHDFYAAQTLLAPDGRRLLWAWMDMWESPMPSQAEHWCGALTLPREVSRDGDRLLMRPARELIALRQAGQVLQIGALKSANQLLDTWGALLEIELELDIAASSAEHFGLALRCSNDQQERTLLYFDAMARRLVLDRQHSGAGVSGVRSVPIAAGQTRIALRIFLDRSSIEVFVDDGAWSLSSRIYPKTDSLALRAYAVNGTGHFGEALVWGLADLKL, from the coding sequence ATGCACGCTGCACGGCTGGACATGGCCCATCGCGCCATTGAACAAACACTGCCCGAACGCGGCAACGACTATCGCCTCGCCTATCACCTGGCCCCGGCAGCCGGGTGGATGAACGACCCTAACGGCCTGGTGTTCTTTCGCGGCCAATACCACATGTTTTATCAGCATCATCCTTTTTCTGCACAATGGGGCCCCATGCACTGGGGGCACGCCAGCAGCGACGACCTGGTGCATTGGCAGCATTTGCCCATCGCCCTGGCACCGGGTGACAGTTATGACCGTGATGGCTGCTTCTCAGGCTCTGCAGTGGTACTCGATGACACCCTGTACCTGATCTATACCGGTCACATCTGGTTGCAAGAGCCGGGTGATGACCAGCACATCCGTCAGGTCCAGTGCCTGGCCAGCAGCACCGATGGCATTACCTTTATCAAGCACGGGCCGGTCATCGACACACCGCCTGACCCGGCCATCATGCATGTTCGTGACCCAAAGGTGTGGCAGCGCCACGGGGCCTGGTGGATGGCGCTGGGGGCACGCCTTGGGGATGACCCGCAGTTGCTGCTCTATCGTTCAGATGACCTGTTGCACTGGGACTTTCTGGGCTGTGCGCTGCAGGGGCAACGTGAACTTGATGGGTATATGTGGGAGTGCCCGGATATTTTCGAGCTGGAGGGGCGCGATGTGTTGCTGTACTCGCCCCAGGGCTTGAAGCCCTGCGGATATGACAATTGGAACCTGTATCAGAACAGCTACCGCATGGGGCAACTGGACGACAAGGGTGTGTTCAAACCCGGTGGGCCGCTCCATGAACTCGATCATGGCCACGATTTCTATGCTGCCCAGACCTTGCTCGCACCAGATGGCCGTCGCTTGTTATGGGCCTGGATGGACATGTGGGAAAGCCCGATGCCCAGCCAGGCCGAGCACTGGTGCGGGGCGCTGACATTACCCCGTGAAGTCAGTCGCGACGGTGATCGACTGCTGATGCGTCCGGCCCGCGAGCTGATTGCATTGAGGCAGGCGGGGCAGGTGCTGCAGATAGGTGCGCTGAAGTCTGCCAATCAGTTGCTGGATACCTGGGGGGCGCTGCTGGAGATTGAACTTGAGCTGGATATTGCCGCCAGCAGCGCTGAACATTTTGGTCTGGCATTGCGCTGCAGCAATGATCAGCAGGAGCGTACCTTGCTGTATTTTGATGCCATGGCCCGGCGCCTGGTGCTCGACAGGCAACATTCCGGCGCCGGGGTGAGCGGAGTTCGCAGTGTACCGATCGCGGCAGGGCAGACACGCATTGCCCTGCGAATTTTTCTCGATCGTTCATCCATCGAAGTGTTCGTCGACGATGGCGCCTGGAGCCTGAGCAGCCGAATTTACCCAAAGACTGACAGCCTTGCGCTGCGGGCTTATGCCGTCAATGGCACAGGCCATTTTGGCGAGGCCCTGGTGTGGGGGCTGGCGGATCTGAAGCTATGA
- a CDS encoding flavin reductase family protein, whose product MHEHIAAVPLDKAYRLLNHGPTILVSSRHAGVQNVMAAAWACALDFDPPKLTVVLDKNVKTRALVENSGVFVIQVPTVAQIRLTSLVGSVSLVDDPDKLEHCAVQLFEMPAHDLPFVEGCSAWLACKLIPEPHNQQTYDLFIGEVVGAWADTRVFSEGHWHFETAAPTLRSLHYIAGGHYYAIGQALDVDVDVDVDESNL is encoded by the coding sequence ATGCACGAACATATTGCAGCCGTCCCTCTGGACAAAGCCTACCGACTGCTTAACCACGGCCCGACGATTCTAGTCTCGTCCCGCCATGCAGGGGTGCAGAATGTCATGGCAGCAGCCTGGGCATGCGCCCTGGACTTCGACCCGCCCAAGTTGACCGTGGTGCTGGATAAAAACGTGAAAACCCGCGCCTTGGTGGAAAACAGCGGGGTCTTTGTGATCCAGGTACCTACCGTAGCCCAAATCAGGCTGACCAGCCTGGTCGGCAGCGTCAGCCTGGTCGATGACCCGGACAAACTCGAGCATTGCGCGGTGCAACTGTTCGAGATGCCTGCCCATGACCTGCCATTTGTTGAAGGTTGCTCAGCCTGGCTGGCCTGCAAGTTGATCCCCGAACCGCACAACCAACAAACTTACGACCTGTTTATCGGGGAAGTGGTTGGGGCCTGGGCCGACACTCGCGTTTTCAGCGAAGGTCACTGGCACTTTGAAACTGCCGCCCCGACCTTGCGCAGCCTGCATTACATCGCCGGAGGACATTACTACGCTATCGGCCAGGCGCTGGATGTGGATGTGGATGTGGATGTGGATGAGAGCAATCTGTAG